Proteins from a genomic interval of Gadus morhua chromosome 21, gadMor3.0, whole genome shotgun sequence:
- the LOC115534878 gene encoding uncharacterized protein LOC115534878, whose product MPRKMFKFPLVCVRPACGKHKLTAAGLYQTVHQVLDIDGWYDLATEYLECKGCSRKYPAWSEDILGQLDMGHRSQFPALLTYRYSCDIRVLRMMRERTMGNSSSQLYKKLQEQHSEKWLQRVLQYLTACEPFTRLSLVHPPAFAKPPELPDLPKPKWLLAVYARDVLARLHLVKAKITSIFGSVLKMDSTKKVTKKLSGAAAGTAAWCTNVGNEHGQVLVSVMTAGEGQALDAMADGLMKRYREAGEPQPKILYVDRDCCSQHGPCRTKTMFAEWDGLQVCLDIWHFMRRFAAGVTTEAHPLYGIFMARLSTCLFEWDPEDVAALRRAKEGELTAQRIGHISEEAVTTCIRRRELARHCRRRTRGVEETTRLIGSLISLFDSDSGKDTLGVPLLDHQRIQQIWQEQEKHVACIQDPEDFQLYTKTGTLNKGGVELCCYRCARGSTSLESFHLHLNRFIPGTSASDAHFQAYLLEGLMRWNDDRLEDAVKGSPSVRSYGSTLREAVDQLSRQVLGTCLDERYRTPGAYTGKK is encoded by the exons ATGCCACGCAAGATGTTTAAGTTTCCCCTCGTCTGCGTTCGTCCAGCCTGTGGCAAGCACAAGCTCACAGCAGCAGGACTCTACCAGACAGTTCACCAGGTGTTGGACATCGACGGGTGGTATGACCTTGCCACTGAGTACCTGGAATGCAAAGGCTGCTCAAGGAAGTATCCTGCTTGGTCCGAGGACATCTTAGGACAGCTGGACATGGGCCATCGCAGCCAGTTTCCAGCTTTGCTGACCTACAG ATACTCGTGTGACATCCGGGTGCTGCGGATGATGAGGGAGAGGACCATGGGTAACAGCTCGTCACAGCTGTACAAGAAGCTGCAGGAGCAACACAGCGAGAAATGGCTGCAACGTGTCCTGCAGTACTTGACGGCTTGTGAGCCTTTCACAAGGCTTTCTCTCGTGCACCCCCCTGCCTTCGCTAAGCCTCCTGAGCTCCCTGACCTTCCCAAGCCTAAGTGGCTGTTGGCCGTCTATGCCAGGGATGTTCTTGCCAGACTTCATTTGGTGAAGGCCAAAATCACTTCCATCTTTGGCTCTGTGCTCAAGATGGACTCCACCAAAAAAGTCACCAAGAAGCTGTCTGGTGCTGCTGCAGGTACAGCTGCTTGGTGCACAAATGTGGGGAACGAGCACGGTCAGGTTCTTGTCTCCGTTATGACAGCCGGCGAGGGACAAGCACTTGACGCCATGGCAGATGGCCTAATGAAGCGGTACAGGGAGGCAGGCGAGCCACAACCAAAAATTCTTTACGTGGACAGAGACTGCTGCAGTCAGCATGGCCCTTGCCGGACGAAGACCATGTTTGCTGAGTGGGACGGGCTTCAAGTGTGCCTTGACATTTGGCATTTCATGCGCCGGTTTGCCGCAGGTGTCACGACAGAAGCACACCCCCTCTATGGCATTTTCATGGCACGCCTGTCCACATGCCTTTTTGAGTGGGATCCGGAGGACGTTGCTGCTCTTCGCCGTGCCAAGGAGGGTGAGCTGACGGCACAGAGGATTGGCCACATCTCGGAGGAGGCGGTGACCACTTGCATTAGGCGGAGGGAGTTGGCACGGCActgcaggaggaggaccagaggggtggaggagaccaCCAGACTGATTGGGTCATTGATCAGTCTGTTCGACAGCGACAGTGGGAAGGACACTCTAGGCGTTCCTCTGCTGGACCACCAACGTATCCAGCAAATATGGCAGGAGCAGGAGAAACACGTGGCCTGCATCCAAGACCCAGAGGACTTCCAGCTCTACACAAAGACGGGCACCCTGAACAAAGGCGGTGTGGAGCTGTGCTGCTACAGATGTGCCCGTGGCTCTACCTCGCTTGAGTCCTTCCACCTCCACTTGAACAGGTTTATTCCAG GAACCAGTGCCAGTGATGCGCATTTCCAGGCGTATCTGCTTGAAGGGCTGATGCGCTGGAATGATGACCGGTTGGAGGACGCCGTGAAAGGTTCACCTTCCGTCCGCTCTTACGGCAGCACCCTGAGAGAGGCAGTGGACCAGCTCAGCCGACAGGTGCTAGGGACATGCTTGGATGAGCGCTATCGCACTCCTGGAGCGTACACAGGCAAGAAATGA
- the LOC115534917 gene encoding uncharacterized protein LOC115534917, giving the protein MEYLYSQTGKALTQVLQNPVEEARLVEEINDDDLQDEGFEEETTEDFTVPVLHEDDPSRQLPSSLMEIPQASPPQAPASPDDLPSRSCDGGQHPAADPSVLSDEAQEAVIGPNGVAGWDKVQDLAAYLVGLREASYLTPLQVTQVIQLWTALPDCDKMRVNYQPRYQERLTHGRFKAPKRSGVTPGVESVKRCLIGHPGGPAQWPATSRFFEAMCKTLCTLHKTTTKKAGVTTPRWSKILHDYHHIRDLVLNSPRVMQGTKIQLFEINQRTLIQWFQRHQKNQEMSVLSQGVASTNLIPVAPDQLPPPKEQLQLLPPTSGPQHEFVLPPNLEGQAPDLRPGRRPAAATRERPIAPAPTAPDFARLMSAPRMLPACASTSSAGPAPLVPAPAAPVSRFTKRNRQRRAPEEESGVGKRKYMRGVTYNTCSQCGQPKTKDFGHSRHGSATFCSRASNGKSLNDWLAEQRAAT; this is encoded by the exons ATGGAGTACTTGTACAGCCAGACCGGCAAAGCACTGACGCAAGTGCTCCAGAACCCAGTGGAGGAGGCCAGACTGGTGGAGGAGATCAACGATGATGACCTTCAAGATGAGGGATTTGAAGAAGAGACAACAGAGGACTTCACAGTTCCTGTGCTCCACGAGGATGACCCCTCCCGTCAACTGCCCTCATCGCTGATGGAGATTCCTCAGGCCTCTCCACCTCAGGCCCCTGCATCACCTGATGATCTGCCGTCCAGGTCATGTGATGGAGGACAACATCCTGCCGCTGACCCTTCAGTACTGTCCGATGAGGCTCAG GAAGCAGTCATTGGACCGAATGGGGTCGCTGGGTGGGACAAAGTCCAGGACCTCGCCGCTTACCTGGTGGGTCTCCGTGAGGCCTCTTACCTCACTCCACTGCAGGTGACCCAGGTCATCCAGCTGTGGACAGCTCTCCCTGACTGCGACAAGATGCGGGTCAACTACCAGCCTCGTTATCAGGAGCGACTGACACATGGCCGTTTTAAGGCTCCCAAGCGGTCTGGAGTCACGCCGGGTGTGGAGAGCGTTAAGCGCTGCTTAATAGGACATCCTGGGGGGCCAGCTCAGTGGCCTGCCACCAGCCGCTTCTTTGAGGCCATGTGTAAAACACTGTGCACTTTGCACAAGACGACCACCAAGAAGGCAGGAGTAACCACCCCCAGATGGTCAAAGATTCTCCACGACTACCACCACATCCGGGATCTAGTGCTCAACAGTCCTAGGGTTATGCAGGGCACAAAGATCCAGCTCTTTGAGATTAATCAGCGGACACTCATTCAATG GTTTCAACGGCATCAGAAGAACCAGGAGATGAGTGTCCTTTCTCAGGGAGTGGCTTCCACCAACCTGATTCCTGTGGCACCTGACCAGCTTCCACCACCGAAGGAACAACTGCAGCTCCTTCCTCCGACATCAGGCCCACAGCATGAATTTGTCCTCCCTCCAAATCTGGAGGGGCAAGCTCCTGATCTGCGGCCAGGCCGACGCCCGGCTGCTGCCACCAGAGAGCGCCCCATCGCACCTGCCCCCACTGCACCAGACTTCGCAAGGCTCATGTCAGCTCCTAGGATGTTGCCTGCTTGTGCCTCAACATCCAGTGCAGGCCCAGCTCCACTTGttcctgctccagctgctcctgTGTCCCGGTTCACAAAGAGGAACAGGCAACGTCGGGCCcctgaggaggagagtggagtgGGGAAAAGGAAATACATGAGAGGGGTCACCTACAACACCTGTAGCCAATGTGGGCAGCCCAAAACCAAGGACTTTGGGCACAGTCGTCATGGCAGTGCCACCTTCTGCTCACGTGCCTCAAATGGCAAATCCCTGAACGATTGGTTGGCAGAACAAAGAGCAGCAACATAA